From Deinococcus reticulitermitis, the proteins below share one genomic window:
- a CDS encoding transposase encodes QVVAFCRHLLRHVQGKLVVLMDNARIHKTKALRAFVEQQPRLTVEYLPPYAPELNPIERLWAYVKGSVLANFCPKDVGELKGRLNSAWQRVRYVQLPRRLTCSHSSSPT; translated from the coding sequence CACAGGTGGTGGCGTTCTGCCGACATCTCCTCCGGCACGTCCAAGGCAAGCTCGTTGTACTGATGGACAACGCTCGCATCCACAAGACGAAGGCCCTGAGGGCCTTCGTCGAGCAGCAGCCCCGTCTCACCGTCGAGTATCTCCCGCCCTACGCTCCTGAACTCAATCCCATCGAGCGGCTGTGGGCCTACGTCAAAGGGTCCGTCCTGGCAAACTTTTGCCCCAAGGATGTCGGCGAGTTGAAAGGGAGGCTCAACTCAGCATGGCAGCGTGTTCGTTACGTTCAGCTTCCCCGGCGCCTTACCTGCTCCCATAGCTCGTCCCCA